The Pseudogulbenkiania sp. MAI-1 sequence CGCGATATTGCCGTCGACACGCTCCATCCCCACGATATTGGCCGCCGCCCTCAAGGCCACGGGAACACAGTCCGGAGTATTGATGGTGGGGGCGAATTCATGGGTGTACTCGACCGTGCACTCCGCGCCATGCATCCGGCAGATTCCGTCGCAGATCTCGCGCATGCGGGTTTCCAGGAGGTTCTGCACTTCGGGGGTATAACTGCGGGTGTCGCCTTTGATGGTGACGGTCGTGGGGATGGCGTTGCGAATGCCGTCCGTGAACAATTCGGTGCAGGAAATCACCGCCGGCAGGCTCGGGTCCAGGCTGCGCGACACGATGGTCTGCAAGGCCAGCACGATCTGGGAGGCAATCACGATCGGATCGATGCCCATGTGCGGACGTGCCGCATGGGTGCCGCGCCCTTTAATTGTGATCACGAAATTGTCTTCGCTGGCCATAATGCCGCCAGCGCGGGTGGCGATATGTCCAGCCGGCATACCCGGCATATTGTGGGCGCCGTAAATCTCGTCGACCGGAAAACGCTCGAACAGGCCATCGCTCATCATCGCTTTGGCACCTCGACCATGCTCTTCCGCCGGCTGAAAAATGAAGCGCACGGTGCCGTTGAAGTCCCGCCGCTCGCATAGAAGCTTTGCGGCACCGAGGATCATCGCCATGTGCCCGTCGTGGCCACAGGCGTGCATTTTCCCGGGGATTTCCGAAGCATGGGCCCGGTCGGCCGCCTGCTCATGAATGTTCAGCGCATCCATGTCGGCACGCAGGCCAATGACACTGGAACCGGTCCCAACGGTGAGGCTGGCCACGAGGCCGGTTCCACCGATCCCGCGATGAACCTGCAAGCCCAAATCCGATAACACGTTTGCAACGAAGTCGGCTGTGTCGACCTCCTCAAAGCCGGTTTCCGGATGGCGGTGCAGGTGATGACGCCACTGCGTCAGTTGCTGGATGAATGAGGAATCCATCGTCATCTCATACTTCCCTTCTCTTGGCGGGTTATTCGCGGGCGAATTCTTACGGGGGCAGCCTACGGCACGGCGAAGGGGCAATGCTTTTATCGCCGGCCGTAACGTGCTGCTTGTGCTTACGCGGTAGCGGGCTGTCGAACGCCGCTATTGAGCCAGGAAGCCTGGCGTTCCAGAACGGACTCGGCAGACTCGGATACCAGCCCCTGATAAACAGAAGGTGCAGTAGCGGCTTCCGTATTGATGACGAGAACGCGGGAATCGGCATCGAGACATACGGCCTTCGACTTCTCGGCAGACTGACGCAATACGTGTAGCCCGGCGAGCCCCGCCGCGCCAGATTCGCCCGCTACGACGGGGATATCGCTCCCGTTTCCCGACGCCAGTAAGCGCATGGCGGCGACTGCATCGTCATCTTCAATCGTCATGAAGTAGTCGACACCGGGCTGCAGAATCTGCCAGGCCAATGGAGAGGTTTCACCGCAGGCCAGGCCTGCCATGACCGAGTCGACCGAACCGGTGGCCTTGGCGGCCTTTCCTTGCGCGGCGCTCTGGTAGAGGCAATCCGCCTGCTTGGGCTCGACCACGACAAACTGGGGGCGGCTCTCGCCATGGAATTCCCATAAATAGCTCACGATGCCGGCCGCCAGACCACCCACACCACCCTGGAGGAAGACATGGGTGAAGGCGCTCGGTTTGTCTCGTTCGGCACCAGTTTGCTCGATAATTTCCGCCGCGATGGTGCCGTAGCCCTGCATCACGTCGCGGGGGATGTCTTCATACCCTTCGTACGAGGTGTCCGACACCACATGCCAGCCGTTCGTTGCGGCCAGGCGTGCGGCCTCTTCAACGGATTCATCGTAGTTGCCGGTGATGCGGACGATTTCAGCATCATAGGCGGCAATGGCCTGCTCGCGCTCAAGGCTCACATTGGCATGCAGGACGATGACGCAACGGCACCCGATGGATTGGGCCGCCGCCGCCAGGGCCCGGCCATGGTTGCCGTCGGTGGCGCTGATCACCGTGAACGCTTTGAACAGTTCCTTGTAATGTCCGCTAATCAGCTCTTTGGCATCGAGCTTGTGCTCCGGCCACAGCCGGAGGATGAGGCGGATCAAGGCGATCGGGGCGCCCAGCGCCTTGAAGCTGCCCAGCGGAGAACGGACCGACTCATCCTTCACGCACACTTTGGCAACACCGAGTTTCTCGGCGAGATTGGGTAGATTCCAGAGCGGCGTGGCGGAGCGATTGAGTTGGCTCCAGTGCGAGAGCCATTGGCGGCTCTCATGTGCCTGCTCAAGGTTCATGATGTTCTTGAGCACGGAGGGATACTGGGAGAAGGTTACACGTTCGTTGGCGATCAGCATGAGTGTTCCTGTAGTGAAATGAAGAATGGTGGGATAAGGGGCCAGCAAGCTAGCTCTCCCCCGTGAAAGCGGTACGGGAATCTGGCTTATCCCCGTTCATATAACTGGTTCATGATCGAGTCCGCGCCGATGCGTCGCAGCACCACATCCAGCAGGACTTGCGCGCCGTTGATCAGCTGGTCATCGTCGGTGTGCTCACGTGGGTTGTGACTCACGCCGCCACGGCTCGGAACGAAAATCATGGCGGACGGCGCAATGCGCGCGATCATCTGGGCATCGTGACCGGCTCCGGATGTCATGCGTCGATGCGTAAAGCCGAACTGCTCGGCGGAGGCTTCAATCTCGTCGGCCAGAGTGGTGTCGAACACCACCGGTTCAAATCGGACGAGCCGCTCGGTGCTGATTTTCACGCCCTCCTGTGCTGCCACTTTTTCCAGGAAAGCGGCAAGTCGCTGTTCGGCCGCCTGGAGCCGCAGTTCGTCGGGGTCGCGCAGGTCGACCGTCAAGGTGGCCTTTCGTGGAATGACGTTGATAAGGTCGGGCTCCACGCGCAAGGAACCGACGGTGGCCAGCGTGGTTCCCTCGGATGCGTTCGCCAAGTCACGCAGGAACGTCACGATCGCAGACGCCACCCAGCCTGCGTCATGGCGCAAACGCATTGGCGTCGTTCCTGCATGGTTGGCGTTGCCCTGGATGGTGACCTTCTGCCAGGAGATGCCCTGCAGGTTTTCCACGACGCCGATCAGTTTGTTTTCCGCCTCCAGCACCGGGCCTTGTTCGATATGTAATTCGAGGTACTCGTGCGGCACGATGGAACCCGGCTCGAGATCGCCGGCATAGCCGATACGCTCCAATTCATCGCTCAACCGGGTGCCATCGGTACCGATGGTCGCCAGCGCCTCCTCGACCGAAAGGCCGCCTGCGTACACCAAAGACCCCATCATGTCGGGCTGGTAGCGCACGCCCTCCTCGTTGGTGAAAGCGCCGATAGTGATGGAACGCCCCGGTTTCATGTCCGCCTGGCGGAAGGCTCGGGCGACCGCCAAGCCAGCCAGAACCCCGTAGCAGCCATCCAGTGCACCGGCGTTCTTTACCGTATCGATGTGCGACCCGATCATCAGCGGCGCCTGGCTGCCATCGTCGCCCTCCGAGCGCAGCGTCCCGAAAACATTGCCGATGCGGTCGATGCGGACATCGAGTTCGAGCTCATGCATCCATTGCACCACGAGGTCACGGCCGGCTTTCTCGTCATCCGTCAACGCAATCCGCGTGCGCCCACCGGCCACTTGATCGGCTCCTACTTCACCTAATTCACGCAACTGTTCCAGCAGCTTCGTTCCGTCCACCCTGAGGTCGGCATTTCCTTCCCTGCGGCTCAT is a genomic window containing:
- a CDS encoding diaminopropionate ammonia-lyase, translated to MLIANERVTFSQYPSVLKNIMNLEQAHESRQWLSHWSQLNRSATPLWNLPNLAEKLGVAKVCVKDESVRSPLGSFKALGAPIALIRLILRLWPEHKLDAKELISGHYKELFKAFTVISATDGNHGRALAAAAQSIGCRCVIVLHANVSLEREQAIAAYDAEIVRITGNYDESVEEAARLAATNGWHVVSDTSYEGYEDIPRDVMQGYGTIAAEIIEQTGAERDKPSAFTHVFLQGGVGGLAAGIVSYLWEFHGESRPQFVVVEPKQADCLYQSAAQGKAAKATGSVDSVMAGLACGETSPLAWQILQPGVDYFMTIEDDDAVAAMRLLASGNGSDIPVVAGESGAAGLAGLHVLRQSAEKSKAVCLDADSRVLVINTEAATAPSVYQGLVSESAESVLERQASWLNSGVRQPATA
- a CDS encoding M20 aminoacylase family protein; this encodes MTMDSSFIQQLTQWRHHLHRHPETGFEEVDTADFVANVLSDLGLQVHRGIGGTGLVASLTVGTGSSVIGLRADMDALNIHEQAADRAHASEIPGKMHACGHDGHMAMILGAAKLLCERRDFNGTVRFIFQPAEEHGRGAKAMMSDGLFERFPVDEIYGAHNMPGMPAGHIATRAGGIMASEDNFVITIKGRGTHAARPHMGIDPIVIASQIVLALQTIVSRSLDPSLPAVISCTELFTDGIRNAIPTTVTIKGDTRSYTPEVQNLLETRMREICDGICRMHGAECTVEYTHEFAPTINTPDCVPVALRAAANIVGMERVDGNIAPMMISEDFGAFLQVVPGNFVFIGNGAEGRGSTPLHNACYDFNDEVLSTGAQYFAEIVRLRLPA
- a CDS encoding Zn-dependent hydrolase is translated as MMSRREGNADLRVDGTKLLEQLRELGEVGADQVAGGRTRIALTDDEKAGRDLVVQWMHELELDVRIDRIGNVFGTLRSEGDDGSQAPLMIGSHIDTVKNAGALDGCYGVLAGLAVARAFRQADMKPGRSITIGAFTNEEGVRYQPDMMGSLVYAGGLSVEEALATIGTDGTRLSDELERIGYAGDLEPGSIVPHEYLELHIEQGPVLEAENKLIGVVENLQGISWQKVTIQGNANHAGTTPMRLRHDAGWVASAIVTFLRDLANASEGTTLATVGSLRVEPDLINVIPRKATLTVDLRDPDELRLQAAEQRLAAFLEKVAAQEGVKISTERLVRFEPVVFDTTLADEIEASAEQFGFTHRRMTSGAGHDAQMIARIAPSAMIFVPSRGGVSHNPREHTDDDQLINGAQVLLDVVLRRIGADSIMNQLYERG